In Aedes aegypti strain LVP_AGWG unplaced genomic scaffold, AaegL5.0 Primary Assembly AGWG_AaegL5_hic_scaff_14_PBJ_arrow, whole genome shotgun sequence, the sequence TTATCAAacgccaaaaacacatgtttacacaatttttgaatgcttttcgttgTTTGAAGTCCAAAAACAATGCCTAATCCTGTGGCGTTTTGTCGACCAAAttaacgtcaaacatgatcgaaAGTGTCAAGATTCAAATTATGGCCcatatttaaaattgaagttaattaagcaatttctccagtgatACCATCACTGTGTTCTGAAGATTTCCACCAATCGTCGTTCAGGATTCTCTAAgatttcaaccagaaatttctctaaggatgcttttagaattactccagagatgcTTATCAAAATGTCTTCAGGaagtttttttagaaattcaccGAGAAATTTTCTATTCATTAGTAAGGAATCACTCAAAGAATTTTTCAGGAATGTCTTCAGGGATTGTCAAGGATTTTTTGTAGGAACTGTTAGGgaaaattctctaaaaatccGAAAGGTAGTTCTGAAATGCATCCTGTAGTAATCTTTGATAAAACATCAACAATAATTCCTGAAAGACTCTTGAAAGGATCTTTGATAAAACTCCTTAACTCTTGAGAAAGTCATGGTAGATTTGGGTAGATAAATTGCTATCTTGTTTATTTAGAAATAAACGGTCGAATTTTTGGATGACATCCTCTAGATGCTTGTGagagatttttctagaaaaatgTCGAACGCAGTCCCGCAATAAATTTGTATATTATTGATCGGAATAAACACTGCCAGTATTTGCTTGTGTGTAACtttcaaataaatttggaagaatttatggatttttttgttttaataactcatgaaatgtttggaagaactgcaagAGCGCTTCATTGACCAGAGAAACCGTGAATGAATTCGTAAAGGCATCAACCTGAAAATGCCCGAAAGCAGGGAACACCCTGTAGAAGCttcttttcccagaagcttggaagcttctcctcagaagcttgggaagcttctcctcaaaagcttggaagcttctcctcaaagcttgaagcttctcctcagaagcttggaagcttctcctcagaagcttggaagcttctcctcagaagcttgaagctttctcccagaagcttggaagcttctcctcaaagcttggaagcttctcctcagagaAGCtgttggaagcttctccttcagaagcttggaagcttctcctcagaagcttggaagcttctcctcagaagcttggaagcttctcctcagaagcttggaagcttctcctcagaagcttggaagcttctcctcagaagcttgaagcttctcctcagaagcttggaagcttctcctcagaagcttggaagcttctctcagaagcttggaagcttctctcagaagaagctttggaagcttctcctgaagcttggaagcttctctcagaagcttggaagcttctcctcagaagcttggaagcttctcctcagaagcttggaagcttctcctcagaagcttggaagctttcctcagaagcttggaagcttctcctcagaagcttggaagcttctctcacaagctttggaagcttcttccagaagcttggaagttctccttagaagcttggaagcttctcctcagaagcttggaagcttcttcctcagaagcttggaagcttcttctcagaagcttggaagcttctcctcagaagcttggaagcttcttctcagaaagcttggaagcttcttctcagaagcttggaagcttcttctcagaagcttggaagcttcttctcagaagcttggaagcttcttctcagaagcttggaagcttcttctcagaagcttggaagcttcttctcagaaccttggaagcttcttctcagaagcttggaagcttcttcttcagaagcttggaagcttctcctcagcaagcttggaagcttctcctcagaagcttgggaagcttctcctcacaagcttggaagcttctctcagaagcttggaagcttcttcctcagaagcttggaagcttcttctcagaagcttggaagcttcttctcagaagcttggaagcttcttctcagaagcttggaagcttcttctcagaagcttggaagcttcttctcagaagcttggaagcttcttctcagaagcttggaagcttcttctcagaagcttggaagcttcttctcagaagcttggaagcttcttctcagaagcttggaagcttcttctcagaagcttggaagcttcttctcagaagcttggaagcttcttctcagaagcttggaagcttcttctcagaagcttggaagcttctcctcagaagcttggaagcttctcctcagaaagcttggaagcttctcctcagaagctttggaagcttctcctcagaagcttggaagcttctcctcagaagcttggaagcttctcctcagaagcttggaagcttctcctcagaagcttggaagcttctcctcagaagcttggaagcttctcctcagaagcttggaagcttctcctcagaagcttggaagcttcttctcagaagggaagcttcagaagcttggaagcttctctcagaagcttggaagcttcttctcagaagcttggaagcttcttctcagaagctttggaagctttcttctcagaagcttggaagcttcttctcagaagcttggaagcttcttctcagaagcttggaagcttcttctcagaagcttggaagcttcttctcagagcttggaagcttcttctcagaagcttggaagcttcttggaagcttcttctcagaagcttggaagcttcttctcagaagcttggaagcttcttcttctcagaagcttggaagcttctcctcagaagcttggaagcttcttctcagaagcttggaagcttcttcctcagaagcttggaagcttcttcctcagaagcttggaagcttctcctcagaagcttggaagcttctcctcagaagctttggaagcttctcctcagaagcttggaagcttctcctcagaagcttgggaagcttctcctcagaagcttggaagcttctcctcagaagcttggaagcttctcctcagaagcttggaagattctcctcagaagcttggaatcttctcctcagaagcttggaagcttctcctcagaaaaaagtggaagcttctcctcagaaaagtGGCaggttctcctcagaagcttggaagcttctcttcagaagcttggaagcttctcttcagaagcttggaagcttcttcctcagaagcttgggagcttctcctcagaagcttgggagcttctcctcagaagcttggacgcttcttctcagaagcttgtgagcttctcctcagaagctcgaagcttctcctcagaagcttggaagcttctcttcagaagcttggaagcttctcctcagaaaaagtggaagcttctcctcagaaaagtGGAAGGTTCTCCTCAGAAgcatggaagcttctcctcagaggcttggaagcttctcctcagaagcttggaagcttctcctcagaagcttggaagcttctcctcaaaagcttggaagcttctcctcagaagcttggaagcttctcctcagaagcttggaagcttctcctcagaagcttggaagcttctcctcagaagcttggaagcttctccttagaAGCTTGGTAGCGTCTTTTCGGAAGCTTGGTAGCGTCTtttcggaagcttggaagcttctcttcggaAGCTTAGAAATTTCTCTtcaaaagcttgaaaacttcttctCAGAACCTTGGAAGCTTTTGTGCTatcttagaagaactcctggagctTTTTCTCGTGAAATCATAGAGGAAATTGTTAAtaatctctgaaggtttctttggaGCCTCTAGAATCATGCACCAACATTCATTGCAAGAAAAAATATGACTTTATAGAACATTATTGTAACATTGACCGTATTGTAACATCAACACAGTATATTGTTAAATAACAATACAATTCCACTATAGTTCCGTGCCCACAATGGCAGAAGAGTTTCATTTCCTTTATAAGTAAAGATCTTCAACATTGTTGCATTCgtcctttgaaaaatcacagCTTAAGTCACTTATTTTTGCAAAACCACTTATTATTACTTCTTAAATAATTTTCACccaatagtccattttacgaaacgacaacactgatgatattgatgTTACTTTTACACGTTACGACACTGTCTTCTGTCaaaaattcattcataaaataagcgacCAGCTGTTCAAAAGCGTATTGTAAAATGAACTATATTTATTGTTTTCTggacttgttttgtttacttctgTCAGTTTAGCTACACAGAagaaaaagcaacagttgtttgaaacaaaaattaaaatttggccATCATTCTTGTATAACTTataatctcgccctaaaagccattggtaaccgagctcattattcttatgaaaatttatgaaaattatcaccactgggagatagagcattgtgaaataacgtgtaaatccattcgtttgctcagtaataacaagctacaGACTTGATTAGCAAtgacttttagggcgagatcataaattaagcgaGAATAGTAAGCCTATAAAACCATTAAAAACAATTAAGTTACGTCACTTCAATTTAACAACATGCGTCATACACACGTAAAGTGAAGCGCGATCAAAAATATCATCTATTTTCATATCCGAACTTATGGCCACGAGTTTGTTCCCGCTACTCCACCGTGCGACGCGCTGCTGCACGAAAACCGTTCGATCAGGTGAAGATGCAACGCCTGGGAAGGCCGAAAGCGTCGCCTGCCAAGATCATCGTGTGCAATGCATTCGAAATTGGCCAACTTGGATGATTGTCCGGATTGTTGGGGGCTGTTCTGTATAAAACTGCTTACCGAACACCGGGAAAGGCACAGTCCGCGAACAGTCCTCGTCTGACTCAGATCAACCAGGAGGTTTGCACTTACAGGAGCACTCAATAGTTCTATCACGTGTTGTGTATTGCTTTGCAAATTTTACCCAGTTCAACAATGAAAACCTTTGTAAGTAGTTTGGAGGGATTGAGTGATTACAAGATGGATAAATATGGACTCTTCTAAGTGAACTCAAGTGAAATAACCTCCAGTGATTTACTAATAGATTGATGTGGTTTCTTCTTGATCCTTCTAGTTGTTGGGATCAGTGCTGCTGATGGCTTCGGCATGCTACGGAGTTCAGGATACTCCTGAAGTGGCCGCTGCCAAGGCTGCTCACTTTGCTGTCCACGCTCATATTGCCGCTCATGCTGCTCCAGCGCCAACTGCTCATCACTGGGGTGGTGGTCACTACGAAGCCCCTGTTCAGAAGTGGAACGGACCGATTCACATTCCACAGATCCAGAAGGGCGTCCCAGTCGAAACCGCAGAAGTTCAGCACGCTAAGGCTGCTCACGCTGCTGCTTATGCTAAGGTCGCCGCACAACCTCACTATGCCCCAGCTCCATATCACGCCCCAGTTGTCCACGCTCCAGCTTACCATTCGGCCCCAGCTGCTTACGCTGGAGCTCACCATGGAGGTGGAGCATGGCATGGACCTCAACACGTTCCAGTCATCCACAACGGAGTTCCAGTGGAAACCCCAGAAGTGCAGCACGCTAAGGCCGCTCATCTGAACGCTTTGGCTAAGGCCGATGCTAGCTCTAACGCGCATGGACATGGAGATGATGGCTCTTACAAACCGCATTTGTACGAGTCTGCACATCACTAAATAAGTCACGTCCGATGTCAGACACTCCTATATTTCATAGTAACTAGCCACTTGTAAAATACTCATCACTACTGTCCATGCCTAGCGCCTTTGAGCGATTACTGTAAAAAAGACAGCATTTCACAAACACACATGTGCACGCGCATTGCAAACTTCACCGCAACTATTGAGTGCTTCATAGAATAGTCAAGCAGGAAGAATTCTCCCACAAATGTCACGCGTTCGACATCGTAACCAACATCCATCGGAGTAGCCTACGCCTGAATTCAACATTTGTGGGAGTAGCTTCTAATGAACGCCTAAGTAGAAACGCCAGGTTGCTTAGATCAAAATCTGGATACAGTTGGAGAGAAACAATTTAcgaaaatatttagaaaaagcTGAATAAGACTGAAAGGCTCAAAGCCATAAAGAATCACAACCTAGATGACaactacacgcagcgaactgggctatcgaaattcatacatttagCCTAATAAAGACTGGAACGAATATTGCATCAAGGCGTTGATATGCACGTGGCGTACGAACGGGCCTATCGATGGCAAGGTTCttgattcgattccaggttgccacaaaaatattaaggcaaatttatgacaTTCTTGTGGCGAGCTTCCAAAGGATGTTTCTATCTATTTCCATAGTCCGTTTGTTTGAGTGTATAACTGAAAGCATTTTGCGCAGTCGTATCAATACTAGATCTGAAAATCATACCTTTTGTGCGAACTGAATAAAACTAGCAAatgcgaaacaaaaaaaatctctcttAATTTTGATGGCACAGACGTTTTGATCCATAAAACTGAGATGACATTTGATTAATAGGAATTTTGATGACAGTTTTGGATTCCAGTTTCGAAAATGGATAGAAGCGTGAACGGGTCCGTCACGAAAAAATCACCTTCTCTCTCACCCAAAAATTTAACAATCGGAACATAGCCTTGATTTGAAATTGATACAGTTATCTGCGATGATCGGTTCTCTTCGTCGATGCTTTCCTTCGCTAAACAGTTGCTACAATTCTTGCCCTTGGCGCTGgcttattaaaaataattacttACTGTTGCCTACATTCGTCGTATCCATTTTCACTTCggtcgcaatcagttttgatTTGTCCCACTATTAACGGCTCACTGTGGTCACtgtggtcaaaatacaacacttcaacgttgtaataatatgttttaCTCGAATATCTAGATCCACGAAATTCATTGGTGCCATCGAAATACAGCCCCGACTTATAAGCACACCCCCTTTTGAACGAACAATCATGACAGTTACTCAAAGTGCAACGGAAACACCGCAATCAAAAGAACCGTTTTCTACACCAAACAACACGctcacattgatgcgcacaaccCGCATACTCGTGAACCATATCTGTACTGTTTCCCGTATTATTCACAACCGTTTGCGacaataccgtaacaatttcaTATAACATGGAAATTAACAATAAGCTCACCCTACCTGAAACGGGTTTGACCGTTTTGCAAATAGTAATTGGGTAAATTACAATGTGGGGAatgggcggttaagttatgtaaccattaaaaatcgccgattttctcgaacaaaatttgtcgTTTGCAGTCTGCCAAATGATTGTTATACTATCCATGGTTTCGTTCAATAAACTGTAAAGGAAACAATTTAAGTACAGTataacaataaacaaaaataaaattaattattgtATTGAAAACCCTATACCGTACAGTGCTGTTGTATTTATACCATAACTcatgaaaacaataatttaagaAGAAATTGAATAAGGAACAGCGCGACAAGAATGTACGTATTAAAAAACATCTTTTGGAAAAGATAAACGAACCTCTTGTCTCACTGTTTTCCTTCCAGAATAAATCCACAAAAGCAGTGTTTGAGTCTATGTTtcaattgatttatttatttttttcacataaGAATACTTACTTTGATTAGTAAATCAATCGAACTTGGTCAAGTTTGTACTTAAGTTGTGTATCTATGCATATTTTCATTATCTGATCGAAGAAAATGACTGCATTTATTCCGTCAATCTTCACATCATACTGCGCTTTCCGATGGCACCGCAAGTCCATAACCGTAACATCCGTAGCCAGTATAGGTACTATTTTCAGAAGGCGTTGGAACAGATGCTGCTAAAAGAATATGAATAagaaatataagaaaattttctttgccttcaatggaccaatgcacgagttcactaatttgacgtagcggtgccaaattcactcgttgccatggtcacgtaaataacacggcaccgctcaaacgtcacatAATGAACTCGTGCTTCGGTCCATAATAAACACTTACCTCAAATTGCATTCATAATTAGTAACAGCTGGCAGTCTATCATACGGAAGAACTTCCACTGGTTTCCTTTCTGATGAACAAAATTCATCTGCAATTACATCCTGCATTCGGTGGTCCCATGGTCAGGTTGCGTTCCAAATGGTAACCAATCTGCTCGTATCCTCGTTGTTCATTTCCAGCAAAGGAGGTAATTTGCTGATACTCCATTTAACTCAATCACTTCTTCCTTGACTACTCGAaagctggaaaaaatcctactGTTTGACTGGGGATTTCGGAAGAGCCGTAGACGTTCAGCAGGGCGACTTCAGCGCGGAAGAATTGTCGACAGCTTACAGACGCAATGGACCAGACTCTGTCCCGAATGTTTTTGGCCGACGCGACGGAACGGAAGCAAAAGTTTTGGCCGGATTACTCCACTTACGACAGGCCCATGACcaccatatatcgatacacagtgttcttcgtagccaggatgtcccgggcgataagtgaatatcgcccactgtcagttgtaagaactgtgaaaataaagaccattgttttgtttaattgtttgctatggtttgattataaatttttgatattgttaaattagctaataatgtgccaaaaagtcgaagcacattcaacatttcgatggttttggaaggagagcaaacattaaaaggcatcctgcaagcctccaagcaagcaaccagtgatttgattgcgactcttgctcgattatggatcataaacattaaacaaaacttcgcattctgattgcactctcgattcaaattacccgaaaatgggtaaacacatggagatgttgactacgctaaaagggaccgttcaaatattacgtaacacaacagggggagggagggggtcttacatagtgttacggtccatacaaaaatttaaaattttccatacaaaagctgttacgtgggggtgggagggggtctaaaattgataaattttgcgttacgtaatatttgaatgagccCAAAGTCGACCGGGCCATGGGCCTGACTTACGAGCAACAAAACAAACTTGACTACTTGCACCCTTAAATAAATTATCGCAGTAATATTGTACGTTCACACagtgacagaaaaaaaatcaactcgTTTATATCGTACAAAACACATGCAAATTTTAATCTTTTAACTTTTCTGCGTCGAATAGGTACTAAAAGCCGAAGGAAGAATTAAATAATAATTAGTATTgatatttattgatggaacccAGAAAATCCTTGTGTGAATTTTTATATGCGTGTCcagcaaaataatgaaattgttgCATCGACTCAAACAAACTCAGACACTAATGCGTGGAACTGTTTGACGAACTGTTAAAAAACGGTAAATTATTGTTACATGTACAAGTGTAAGTGTGTCAGAAAACTTAAACAGGCAACCCATTTCAGAAATGGTTACGTTACATGCCCACAGTTCCTCCCGAATTTCATCCTTATATTGTTCAACAATATCGGATCAATATCAAAGAATGTTACTGTTTGATATAATTTGATCAAACCATTCTTTATAGtctgaaac encodes:
- the LOC110680502 gene encoding pupal cuticle protein-like, whose translation is MKTFLLGSVLLMASACYGVQDTPEVAAAKAAHFAVHAHIAAHAAPAPTAHHWGGGHYEAPVQKWNGPIHIPQIQKGVPVETAEVQHAKAAHAAAYAKVAAQPHYAPAPYHAPVVHAPAYHSAPAAYAGAHHGGGAWHGPQHVPVIHNGVPVETPEVQHAKAAHLNALAKADASSNAHGHGDDGSYKPHLYESAHH